A region of Toxotes jaculatrix isolate fToxJac2 chromosome 23, fToxJac2.pri, whole genome shotgun sequence DNA encodes the following proteins:
- the tmem256 gene encoding transmembrane protein 256 — MTASVIVRRLAALSGASAVAAGAYGAHGFKNSDPDDYQRVLFETANKYHFYHSLALLGAAHSGKPAVAGTLLIAGMGMFCGSLYHQALTGDPGLRKVAPMGGVAMIVGWLAMIL; from the exons ATGACCGCCTCTGTTATCGTCCGAAGGTTAGCGGCTCTGTCCGGGGCTTCTGCGGTGGCAGCAGGGGCGTACGGGGCTCACG GCTTCAAAAACAGCGATCCTGATGATTACCAGAGAGTG CTATTTGAGACTGCCAACAAGTACCATTTCTACCACAGCCTGGCCCTGCTGGGTGCTGCCCACTCTGGCAAACCCGCTGTG GCCGGTACTCTGCTGATAGCAGGTATGGGGATGTTCTGTGGCTCTCTGTACCACCAGGCTCTGACGGGGGACCCTGGTCTACGCAAAGTGGCTCCCATGGGGGGCGTAGCTATGATCGTCGGCTGGCTGGCCATGATTCTCTGA